From a single Rutidosis leptorrhynchoides isolate AG116_Rl617_1_P2 chromosome 5, CSIRO_AGI_Rlap_v1, whole genome shotgun sequence genomic region:
- the LOC139846815 gene encoding xanthohumol 4-O-methyltransferase-like, translating into MNYQNGGDSEAMLRGQAQILQYIFGALDAMALRCCVELRIADIINHHGSPTTLSEIINGINSPSINVDGLERLMKFLVRRNIFDEKNGEKENLYSLNHCSTWLLCGTDVTLAPLVMLRTNPIIMTPAYVMSHSIKEGGTSFMRVHGAELFDFCQLNSEFNKVFNEGMACTARITTKAILSSYKNEFVGLKGCIVDVGGGNGILVSEIVKAYPHLKGVNFDLKHVISTAPVYNGVIHIAGDMFKAIPCAETIFMKWILHDWGDDDCVKIIKNCRKALSIENGKLVIVEAVQNLDEHDYFNDIRATFDLAMFSHFSSGRERSESQWKKLLAQGGFFRYNIIKIPAFQSIIEAFLK; encoded by the exons ATGAACTACCAAAATGGAGGTGATAGTGAAGCAATGTTGAGAGGCCAAGCACAAATATTGCAGTACATATTTGGTGCGCTTGATGCTATGGCATTACGATGTTGTGTTGAGCTTCGTATTGCTGACATCATAAACCATCATGGGTCCCCTACCACATTGTCTGAAATTATTAATGGTATCAACTCTCCATCCATTAACGTTGATGGGCTCGAACGCCTCATGAAGTTCTTAGTCCGCAGAAATATTTTTGATGAAAAAAATGGAGAAAAAGAAAATCTTTACTCTCTAAACCACTGTTCTACGTGGCTATTATGTGGCACAGATGTGACATTAGCGCCATTGGTTATGTTGCGGACGAACCCAATTATAATGACACCTGCTTATGTAATGAGTCATTCAATTAAAGAAGGCGGCACAAGCTTTATGAGGGTCCATGGAGCAGAGCTTTTTGATTTTTGTCAGCTTAACTCGGAATTTAATAAGGTTTTCAACGAAGGCATGGCGTGTACTGCTAGGATCACTACTAAAGCGATCTTGTCGAGTTACAAAAATGAATTTGTTGGCCTAAAAGGTTGCATAGTGgatgttggaggtggtaatggtatatTAGTATCAGAGATAGTGAAGGCATATCCTCATCTTAAAGGGGTCAACTTTGACTTAAAACATGTTATTTCTACTGCACCGGTATACAATGGGGTAATACATATTGCTGGAGATATGTTTAAAGCCATTCCTTGTGCTGAAACAATCTTCATGAAG TGGATTTTGCACGACTGGGGTGATGATGATTGTGTTAAGATAATTAAAAATTGTCGGAAAGCCTTATCTATAGAAAATGGAAAACTCGTTATTGTGGAGGCCGTtcaaaatcttgatgaacacgattACTTCAATGACATACGCGCTACTTTTGATCTAGCGATGTTTTCACATTTTTCTAGTGGAAGAGAACGAAGTGAAAGCCAATGGAAGAAACTACTTGCACAAGGAGGATTTTTCCGCTACAATATTATCAAGATTCCTGCATTTCAGTCCATTATTGAGGCATTTCTAAAATGA